Part of the Procambarus clarkii isolate CNS0578487 chromosome 79, FALCON_Pclarkii_2.0, whole genome shotgun sequence genome, CGATaagcctcataagtgtccagagtgcggGAAAAGATTCAGACAAGTTGGATCAATAAGGAGGCATATGATGTTGCATACAGGCATTAAACTGCAcccgtgtccagagtgtgggaaacacTTTGGTCGTCTTGAAAGTATGAAGGCTCACATGATGGTGCATATTGGTGATAAATCTCATGAGTGCCCAGAGTGTGGGAGAAAATTCAGTCAACTTGAATCTGTGACAAAGCACATGATAGTGCATATGGGTGCTAAAttgcacgagtgtccagagtgtgggaaaaagtTCAGTCGTCTTAGAAATATGATGAGGCACAGAATGGTTCATACAGATGATAAACCTCACATGTGTCCCGAGTGTGGAAAAAGATTCAATGAGCTTGCAAATATGAAGAGGCATAGGGTAGTGCATACAGATGATAAACCTTTTGAGTGTactgagtgtgggaaaagatttagGCAACGCAATAGTATAATactacacatattaacacatcctGGTGACAAACCTCAATGAGCCTTGTGTCCTGCTTTTTGGAAAAAAGTCTTAATTTTATTTGGCTCCCAAATGATGTTTATAATTAATTTTGTTGGCTTCATTTTCAGTTCCATTAATTTTAGTACAGTATATTTTGATATGCAAATCAGGACATAACTACCAACCAATTCAGTATACTTTTTGGAAATTGAGAGCTACATTTTAAAAATACCATGAATTGACCATCTCAGTTGGACATCTTTAA contains:
- the LOC123764608 gene encoding zinc finger protein 16-like yields the protein MSKPHQCPVCGKSFSRLGSVKTHMLLHTGDKPHECPECGKSFRHLGSMKTHMLVHTGDKSHECPDCGKRFSRLGSMKTHMLVHTGNKSHECPECGKRFSHLGSVSRHLMVHTGIKLHECRECGKNFNRLESMKSHMMVHTDDKPHVCLECGKRFSQLKYMKAHRIVHTDDKPHKCPECGKRFRQVGSIRRHMMLHTGIKLHPCPECGKHFGRLESMKAHMMVHIGDKSHECPECGRKFSQLESVTKHMIVHMGAKLHECPECGKKFSRLRNMMRHRMVHTDDKPHMCPECGKRFNELANMKRHRVVHTDDKPFECTECGKRFRQRNSIILHILTHPGDKPQ